The Carassius gibelio isolate Cgi1373 ecotype wild population from Czech Republic chromosome B5, carGib1.2-hapl.c, whole genome shotgun sequence genome segment CAGACGCACTCTTTTCTCCAGCTGTGCGCTCTCTCACACTGACAGTGTTTTGATGGCTGTTGGCAGTGTACTTCTCTGAACTGCTCTATACATGGCTGTCTCTGTGTACAGGCAGGATGGTGGCCATAATTCCCTGAGCTCTGTCTAGAATCCGTTATGAATCTGAAATGGTCATGACTGCTTTGTTGTGCTCAGCCTTCCACAAGAGCTTTTGCTTTTGGAGCTCATCTAGTCCATATTTTGGCAGTATACATCTGTTGCACTGAGCTGTACAGCAAACCATGTTTTTCGTTGAAAGGAGAGCCAAAAAGAGGTGCTGTCTTAATTGATGCCTGGTTATAATGAGGTTCAGAAATTTGCACACAAAAGAGGGGTTTTGggatgttgccatggcaacaggaGCCCCAGTGGATGGCAGAAGGGCAAAGCATATGAGGGTCTGAATTGTCACTTGAGAAAAAGTGACCAACATACTGTTTTCCAATGGTTCAAGGTTATTACCTTGTTTCGTCAAAGATTAGAAGGCATCTTTAAtttgataaacaaaataaacctttatGGATGGAAGTACAGTCAATCAGTGCATCTGCCCCTCgcagcttaatttttttttgtcaattttaacGTGTCGTCTTATCAAGAGCTAGGGCATTAACTGACTtctgttttctctatttgaaGCTTTGTTCTGACTTGCTCTTTGCCGCCCTTTTCTCCTCCTCATTCATTTTCAAGTAGACTTAAAGCTAAATCCCATTCCAGAGTTAATTTGAATAACAGTAGGTTATCCGCCCATTGGAAATCCTCAGTCACACCTACCTCTATCTTTCTTCCTTTCTCCCCATGCTCCTCCTTTTGTTTCCTTCTTCATCCCTGTTCTTATTTTCTGCCTGCGTTTCATAATCCAGCCTCAGTCTTAGGAACTGGGATCCTTAAAAGATGCGCTGCCTCCCCTCAAATGCTAGATATAGCACCACATCCTAAAAGTTTGCCCCTCTCTGTTCAAGTGTAAATGATTCCGCGTCTTATTCTCTGGTTGTTTGGGGGTAAACTGAAGTCAAGAGGTCAGAACATCTCTTCTAGCTTGTTAACCCCCATGTTCAATTTTATACCTCACTGCATTGAGACACAGCGAGCTGGAACAGTCCATTACGGAGCAGACGGTCATGTGACTGGGGTGTGACCTGTGGGAGTTCTGGGAGACACATGGGACACTTCTTCAGTGTGTTATTAATGTACTTTGGACATTTGTGCTTATTATAGATTATTTAtgctttaagatattttaatgatctaatcTAATATGTAAAGCAGAGGTAAAAAGACATGTTTGTCTTCATTTTGAGTTTCTCTGATGTCTTTTCATATTTAAGACTGTCTTGTTTGACTCAGTTAACCaggttttgtttaattttattttattgtatgagATCAATCCTCCATATCTAGTTGTGTAAAACGTTTAGGCCTAATCCTGGCAATAAGCTTGACTTTAGCctctggtttggtttggtttttcaGGACAGCGACATCCAGAAGAAGATCGACTATGAGATCCGGATGCGTGAGGGTGCTTGTAAACTGCTGGCCGCATGTTCTCAGAGGGACCAGGCGCTGGAGGCCTCCAAGAGTCTCCTCACTTGCAACGCCCGCATCATGGCCTACATGTCAGAGCTGCAGCGCATGAAGGAGGCACAAGTCATGCAACGGGTCGCACGCAGGTCAGCgatcacttttgattcatttagtCCAGTTTGTGTCAACTTAACAAAGTTTGGtcaaattaaattagatttttgggTGTCTCTGATGTTTGTGGTGCTTTATTGAAGGTAAATTAGATAATAGGCCAGTTCCTTGGGGTCAGGCATGTCTATTATACTGTCAGCAGTGGTAGCAAATATAAAGTTCCATCCACTGTCTTTGCTAAAGAACTGTCAACAAATGATCAAACTGCAATTATTATCAAAGTCCAACACATATGCTCTCTTACTAAAAACGAagctcttacaggtttggaatgacatgagagtgagtaattaatgatagatgacttgaatgacttaaaatgttaatttaagtcAAATACAAAAATTGTAAAAGGTTTTCCTTTTAGTCACGTTGACATGacacaaatgaaataaacataactaactaaatatatattcaaaaacatttaaagagatttaatttctgtcattagtTACTCTCATGTCTCTCCAAACCGGTAAGACTTTCATTCGTCTTGGAacacaaaacaattttaatttttgggtgaattagtTTAAATGGtgtgtaatgtttaaaaaaaaaaaagtgtagtttaCCATGCAGAGACAATTGTACTTGGGGCTTTTTTAGGTTAAATAACTTGTACTGTCATCTTGAACCTATGTATAGATGTCAGTACATTTGCTTTGTTTATTTGAGCACACAACCTGACACAACAACATTGGCTcaatcaatattatacatttgGGGTAGGACCATTGGCAGACAAAGAAAGTGCTCAGGACACTTCAGCATTAATTATACTGGATTATTTTATGCATTGTGGTTTGTATCTTATTGTTTGTGTTCAGGTCTTCTGATGCAGGTCCAATGGATGACCGATCCCCATGTAAAGGCAAAGTAGCCATTTCAGGTATGTTGACAGAAAAGAATTCGGGCAGTAATGATTCATTTATGTaatgaaaaatacatatacagtactgttGAAAATTTTAGGGTCTGTCTATACGGTTTTTAAAGAACTATCACATCAGAAGTGCAATAATAATtcttgttacaaaagatttttatgaagtttaaataaatgctatttttctgaaCTATttatccatcaaagaatcctgataaaagcatcaagccaaatcataatattagaatgatttctgaaggattgtgtggtAATAAAGACTttgtcatcacaagaataaattacattttaaaaccataTTAAAATGTGGAACAAGTATcctaaattgtaatgatatttcacaatattactatttttactatatatttggtcaaataaatgcagattttgtAATCATGAGATAttcttaaaaacaataaaaaaatattgctgaccccaaacttttgaatggtatatatAAACAGAGACTGTTAAATATGATGTTATTCTCTTTTATTTTGATTCTGTGTATTGTGTGCAAACCAGTCTGTTTATATGGGTGTCTGAGCACTAAATCACACCCCTGCTGTTTTATATATCAGCGCCTGTGTCTCTGTCTGCTAGGGGCTCTTTTTTATGAGTTGCCCTCCCCTCTTCACTGTCTGGGTCTTTTAGAGTGGCCACCCCCCTCTAAACACCTAGTGCTATTAACTCCTAGGTCAAACTCCACAACTGCCCCCATGGCAATCTGTGTTTGAGACCCACAGTGAGGGGCCTACAGGGCTGATTCTCCGTAAATGCTgtaataatgacatcattatgaAATGGTTGTGAAGGACCTTGTACCCCTACTTCAGAATCACATGCATATAAATGTAAACCACACTCATATGCATCCGCACAGATGGAATCAACACAATATTCTGTGTTATTCTGCGCAGTGATGAAATTAGATCAAATGTTTAATAGACCAACAAACATGGTGGAGCATTCATAGACTTTCATCAATGACTAGCGTTCCTGTTCTGCAGAAATATGCTGTGCTTTCTTCAGCGGCAGATTCTGTGTGGGATTCCTGCTCATGCACCATCATTGCACTTAAATGCATCAAGACTCTTTATCATGTAGTTCATCCCACGCACATACAATCTAATGTTCCCACATACAGcctcagttttattattttatttttttcctgtccaTCATCTGCTGTCAGTACCATATTAATTGTTCCCTAACAACCTCTTCCTATTAATTTAATGGCGTTCTGTCATTATTAACAAGCCTAGTTACTCAGATCTTGACAAAGGAGCTCATCCAGGTGGGCTGAAGTGATGAATGTGGTCTTGATGTGGTGGGTGGGCCAGTATGATAATGGTGATTTATAGTGGCTGGTAGCATGACATAAAATAGCAGATGGGTGATGTGAACGTATTTTAGTTTTGATTGACATGGAGTGACAGCCGGCATTGGTTGCTTGCAGCTGTGAGTGAcactgagcgtgtgtgtgtgtgtgttataacctTGTGTTTTGCTCTGACCTCCAATTCCTCTGTTTTGCAGATCTACGGATACCTCTGATGTGGAAAGAcacagattattttaaaaataaaggaggTAAACATCTGTTTTTCCTCTTCACTCTGATATCCAGGTTAAATAACAGTGCAGGCTGTTTAGAATGGTCTTAATAAACCTCTGAATAGCACGCACACAGAAAATACTGCTCAGATACATTGTGCATTCAGTATATGCATTACCGccataacaaaaaacacatttatttctgaAGAATTCAGGCCCAGCAAAACCCTCTGGGTAAACAGAATATTATTACTGGAGCTGGAAACCTTTTTCCAGACAACAGTGACTAATGTAGTTTTGCCTAAGGTGCTTAGAACAGCTGATAGAGGTGACATTATGTTGATGAATGTGACACAGGAACCCACTTACATTCTCTGCATTACTCATGGGAAAGCTTTTATGTGTGCTTTATCCTGTTAATGACAACATCTATTTTAATAGAAATCTAAATGATTAGGGCAAACATGTTTAAAACATGTTGTGTCACAGTTATTAATGTTCTACAATTTGTACATGGAAAAAATACACGGATAGCAATATTGCCCTGAGCAGGAAAAAGCAGgaccgcacacacacacccacaggtGCACAGGTGTAAATGTTTCCTGAATGAACAGAGCTGCTCTGGGGGGTTTTAGAGGCACTGGGCCAGATATGCAGCTACACTGGTGAAGACATGACAGCAGGTGTGACTCCTGAGTAGAAATCATGTAAATGTCTTTCTCTATTCTGCAGAGCTGCATCGGTGCGCTGTGTTCTGTCTGCTTCAGCTGGGTGGAGAGATCTTTGACACAGACATGGTGATGGTGGACAGGACGCTGACAGATATCTGCTTTGACAACACAATAGTCTTGTAAGTGTGCCTGTTTGTTTTGTCAGTTTAACTGTTTCTGGACATTTATTCCATACAAATAGTGTCCAAAATAGCTATAATTGGTTTGTATCAAAGTATATTAattgtacacttaaaaaaaaaaagatagattgatagatagatggatagatattcgtcagtcacatgatcctttagaaatcattaaaatatgctgatttagtgttcaataaacatttcttgttattattattgagtcgtgctgcttaatattttttacataaacatcTTCGTCACTTGTGATCAGagtaatgcatccttgataaacaaattaatttctaaaaaaaaaaaaaatcgtactgaccccaaacatttgaccagtagtatatactgtatttaaataaacattcgcAATATATTGATATTAAATGTATGTAGTAATACAAAGTGCTTGATTCATGCTGTGTTTCCTGTGTGTAGTAATGAGGCCGGTCCAGGGTTCGAGCTGCGGGTGGAGCTGTACAGCTGTTGTTCAGAGGAGGACTACTCAGCAGGCAGCACACCGCGGAAGCTGGCCAGCAAGCTGAGCTCATCTCTGGGAAGGTCAGCAGGAAAGAAAATGAGGGCGGCCTTGGAGCCCGGAGCCTGCAGCGCCACTAGCAATGGAGGAGGAGCGACAATCCTGCTGCCTGTGCCCTCTGTACAGTAAGTGTgtagaagcacacacacaaacacactgctgcTACATCAATCAGATATGCTAAAAGGATTGCTGTGAACCGTGGAACAGTTATAAACTTATGTTCAATGATAGAAAATACAATAAGCAGCATACGTACAATACAGGTTAAAAGtctggggtcggtaagatttttttttaaatgcctttaaaagtctcttattctcaccaggactgcatttattggaacaaaaatacagtaaaaaaaaaaataatattgtggcaatatattacaatttaaaataactgttagctgttttaaaattaatacagcctttagtgtcacatgatccttcagaaatcattcttataagcTGAAGAAATGTTACTTATAATTATcaatgccacttttgatcaatttaatgcatccttgctgaataaaagtatcaattactggaaaaaaaaaaagttactgaccccaaactgaaCATTTTGTAATGGATTTTCAGTGATTTATATTTACTTGTCTCAACAATTGTTTGTTTCAGGGCTTTTCTCAGCAAATACTATTATTGCATATATTGTACGTTTATTCACAATTTATTTGATTAGtttaacattaaagggggggtgaaatgctatttcatgcatactgagtttttaacactgttaaagagttggattcccatgctaaacatggacaaagtttaaaaaattaagttgtacgtttgaaggagtatttctgttccaaaaatactccttccggtttgtcacaagtttcggaaagtttttttggaaaatggatggagcggaatttccttatatgggtcctaagggcacttctgccagaagagcgcacgctcccgtagagcagagcacagacattcactgatcagagcgagagcgtcgtgaaatgtcacaaaagaagtgtgtttttgcttgccagggcaagacaaccctgcacagattacctaaagagaaacagcattaagggaccagtggatggagtttatttttacagagcatcaacggagttgtgcaagtgtttttgtttgttccctgcatttcgaagatgcttgttttacaaacaaggcccagtttgacaccggatttgcgtatcgtgtatttcttaaggataatgcagtcccaacgaaaaagggtcacgatcgtgtgttggaaccgcaggcggtgagtaaaactgcttcaaatatctctgtgttgttaacttagctatcggcgtgtaagcacaccaagtaaacaacatgcgatgttgtcatcaaactgcactttccgcaTGTACACcttgctctcaacgcaaaagcctactcgcgcgcgtgattctttagctccgcccacacgtcacgcctccagccgcttgtgtttttccgggaaaaaaacggtacagactatctttctcttataaatatatttggagttatgaaggatgcagtactactctataggtactcaagattaacaggatattgagtgaaaacaagcatttcaccccccctttaatttataattgtatttatttgtatttgattgAAAGTCATAGTTCAAATATGTTTGCATATAGCTTTCTCTCATTGTGTTCTGTGTGTTTACAGGGGCCCCAAATATCATCTTTTGGCTCACACAACCCTCAGTCTCTCTCACGTCCAGGATAGCTTCCGCACACATGACCTCACCATCACGGGAAATGGTGAGCTGctgaaactatttttaaaacttGACTTTTTGTTACCAGGAACATCTTTATTTAGAAAACACGTCGAagtactgtgtaaaaaaaattggtaatttgaatataataatttgattctttacttttttcttttttttttgattgattgaagTAACAAACTGAGATGCTTTGTCTGATAAACAGTTTATAACATCCAAGTTCTGTCAACAAATGCCTTCTGGGGTTTTATGTAAAGGACATTAGTTTTAAGACATGCTAGTTTTCTTCACGCTGCAGTCAGTGTGTGTTGTCGACGTCTGTCAGATTTATTGTGTTAGGGTCATGCTCATAAACCTCTCTGGATGGCCAGTCATTATGTGTGAAGGGCCAATAAGAGGCGCTTATAGCCACCTTCATGTGTGAAGAGTTACTGCAGCCATTCTTACGGTCTGAATGTGGGCTGCTCGCTCTCACAGctgataatttaaaatatgtactAAAAATATAGGGTGCAAAACATGATGTCATTTGAATAGCTTGTTTACTTGGGTTTTAAAACACAGTTTCTAACTTTGTAAGTCGAGCAGTCTTTTTATCTTTCTTTGTCTGTCTGTAGAGGAGTGTTCGTACTGGCTGCCTCTGTATGGCGGGGTATGCTGTCGTCTGGCCGCTCAGCCTCACTGTATGACACAACAGATGATGAGTGGCTGTCTGAGGGTAAAGGTGGGTGGTTTCACTCACTTCAATCTCATATTTCTCCATTTCAATTTTCTTTGGCTGAAGTTCTCCTTCCTTTCTCTCAAGCTTGGAGGTGAGCCACAAGGATGGACAAATGTCTACGGTGTTTTAAAAGGAACAAATCTCTTCTGTTATCATCAAAAAGAGGACATGGAGGCCAAAGTGGAGCCTGTCTTGACTATTGGGATTAACAAAGTAAGTTCTGTCCTATTCTGGAAATTTCAAGCCTGCTCATTTATGATATCAGGCTCATTTTCTGCTTTTGGAGATATCATGAGATATTTTTCTTTGTGAACATCATGAAAGTACTCTTTCAAATGGATGGTCTCTTTTTAGTCAGAACGTTTCTTATTGTGTCAGTAGTTGAATAGATGTTTTGTCTGGGTCTTTCACTGCCCCTAGAGAGAGCTGAGTGTCATGAGCACAAAGAGCTTGTTTTAACATCTGAGATCTGCACTGTGAGTCTGCACATTCCTTAGCTCTCAGGTGACTGTTTAGCGCTACTCTTACTTTACTTGTGCTCTGCTGTCACCCTCTGGTTAAAACTGAGATTACTCTTTCATTCTGCAAAATATGTGCGAAAGCTTTCATTGCAGGTATTGCTATTGTATACTATCAATGTGAATTCAAACGAGAATTAATGCAGAACTTTAGCTCAAAATGTTGCAATGTGTATCCAACCAGTCTTCATTCTGTATTAAACTCTGCCAGTCTGTACATTATTCTGCTTATTACATTGCCCCacataaataaatgtcattaaatttgagtttaaattattttacattgttagaACAGATAGAGAGTAgactcatttacatttagtcatttagtcgatgcttttatccaaagccacttacaaatgaggacaatgaaagtgatcaaaatcaacaaaagcacaatgatatacaagtactatgacaagtctcagttagcttaatgcatTACAcgtaacatttttgtaaaaattatttaataaataaaaagaaaacagatagaaaagaaaaagaataaagcaagctagtgttatggtccttttttatttttgttaattgtataataattaaaagaaaacaaatagattatacaaaaagaatagagaagctagtgttattttttttattattttaagaaaacaagtaGTGAGTGAGTGCAAGTCTTTTTAAAGTTCTTGTTCTTCTCTGTGTTATCAGTGTTGTTTTTAAGTACAAATAAATGTGTGAGTAGTCAACATacctatgttttttgttttgcattcttttatttttcactgattttcttttttcaaattgaTCATAAAACCATCTGATTTTGGCCTTCAGTTACGTACTGTAATATACACCATACTTCAAAAGTTCAGAGTCAgtgagatttcttttttttttttcttttttttttgcaagaaattaatattaagtaataatataaatttttgttctgcagggacacattaaattgattaaatgtgACTGTGAAGACAAttgtaacaaaaaaaagttttattatatttctaacAAGCTGTTCTTCAAACAACCTTTTATTAAACAAAGAATCATAAAAGAActcaaattctgtcattaatagcacctcatgtcgttccaaacccataagacctttgttcatgttcagaacacagattaagatCAATTTGATTAAATCTGAGCGCTTTCTGATcctacatagacagcaatgcaactggcgcattcaaggcccagaaaaaggaagaaaaccattaaaatagttaatgtgacatcagtggttcaaccttgaTTTTATGAAGTTACGAGAATGCTGtgctcaaagaaaaaaaacaacaactctattaaaatttcttctcttctgtgtcagtcttcgACACGTATTCCCAGTAGTACCATGATGcataaatcatactgaccccGATCTGTAGAGTATATTATATCATTTtaggttaataatttatttctgtgtatcTCAGGAGACAAGAATACGGGCCGCAGAGAAGGATCCTCACAGCAAGGCACAGAATATCTGTATCACTAACCAGTATGGAGGAGAGGAGGTGACGCACACACTCGCTGCAGACAGCAGAGAAGACACACAGCGCTGGATGGAGGCCTTCTGGCAGCAGTTTTTTGATATGAGTGAGCACATGAACTCTAAACTTACTAGAAAGCCATAAGCCACACAAGAGTGTACGTTACTGAGCAAATAACCCTTAACTATGTTAAAATCATTATGTCAGCCCTTGAGTGGCTTTCTGATTTTGACAAATGGTGACAACAGCAATATGCTCAGATACATGATgctcaataatataataataaaaaatatttgaatacataCATTAGATTATGCCAGGTGATATAATGCATTGGCCTGACTATGAGTTCAATGCGCTTGCTTGCTCCCTCTACAGGCCAGTGGAGGCAGTGCTGTGATGACCTGATGAAGATTGAGCTGCCTTCCCCACGCAAGCCTGCCATAGTCACACCCAAGCAGGGCTCCCTGTACCATGAGATGGGTGAGTGTGTTTTCACACAGTTACAGAGGATGTAGCAGAGTTTGCAGCTCTAGATTGTCACAAAATAAAGCCAAGCGACACAATAGGGCCATATAGGTAACAACAGAAATAATGCACCAGCACAGATATGCCTGTGAATCTAACATTAATGTGTGGATTGAACTGCATGTCCTCGTCCTCAGTCTTTTTCTTGATCAATTTATTGCCATTTAACTGCTAAATGGAAAGTCTGCTGTTTCTGACAAACTGACAgtcttttctttctcttcctctgtctTATTTTCTCTGGTTTTTATGTCTGTCCCTTCACTGTTGTTTTCCTGTCTGTTTTTTCTCTTCTCGTACACTATTGATTTTTCCTACACTCTGGTATTTTCCTGGTTACATGCCTTACATTTGTAATCCAAACATCCATCCCATGCATTCCCCAACCACTGTATCATTATTTGGTTGATAAATAAACACTCATTCCCGTGCCCTCCCCACGACCCTGCATTTGTTGGCCCCTCGTGTGTTATGCTGGCCCCCCCCTCCAAAGTGGCCCCTGCTTCCGGTGAGGGGCTTTTGCTGCAGGATAACGCTGTCTCTGCCGAGATCCGAGCTCTGCTCTCCTCCTATTACAATGACAGGTGAAGTAACTGATGAGAAGTTACCTGAGCCCACCCTCTACTGGCCCATGTGATCCCAAGCCTTTTTGTCACTTGTGTGACCAGCAGTTTTTACTTAAACTATATATACAGTTCAAacctaaatgtaaattaaatgagtATCGTTGTTGTTGTTAGGTATTAGATGGAACCATAATATATTGCTGTATATTCACGGCTTTAATTTATACTTCttgaaaattgtttttaattgttaataactttattttactaattttaattattatataatatgctTTCAAAGAAATCATTAGATTCCAACAATTAGCTTGCCAGTACTTTAGTATGAGAGGAAGCTCAGTGGTCACAAGTAacaaaacatgtcccactctcggAAAGCAATCATATAAACTATTTTGGAAATTTAGGGATGGTTTATCAAAAGACAAATGAAGCTTGCAACTGAAAATcagctgttgtttttttatggaaACAAGTTTTTCATCATAgcttctgtttctctttggccacAGTTATTGACAAGTCTGATGACATCGGAACGGTCACTGACATCCTGGCCCGTCGTATTGAAGAGTTTGAGCTAAGGGCCCAGCTCGGATCTCCGCCTCACTGGATGGCCTTGTTTGATGAAGATCCCCCGAGATCCCCTCACACCCTTCAGCACCTGCCGCCCCACTCACCCAGTCCTCGCCTACACAGCCGCCAGCCCCGCAGCCCACGCTGCCAACGCACACCCGGCCTTCTCTCCTCCAACGCCAGCCTGACCTCAGACAGCGACAGTCCCGCCAGCGTCAGCCCCTGTTTCCGCCAGGCATGGTCCCCTGtcgcctcttcctcctcgggtCGCTTCCGCCCCCGTACCCTCTCCCTGGACGCCAAGCTCTCCACTCTGCGAGGTCGGGGCTACAGTGGCTTCCGGTGCAACTGCCAGCCGCCCACGGCCAGCTCTGTGTCTCCTCGCCCCACTCAGACTGCTCTGTCCTGCTCCAGTTCAACTTCCAGCAGCAGCTCCAGCGAGGGAAGCAACAGTCAAGAGTCAGACCTGGGCTTCTCTAGACCGTCTGGTGCACGCCGCAGCTTGAGGATCCTGAGAGCTAAGCTAGACCCCAGGAACTGGCTGCAGAGTCAGGTGTAGTGGTCACACTTCCTCTGATTACTGTCAGAGCCATCACAACTTCCTGTGTCTGCCTGGAAAAAACTGGAATAACTGAGGTCATGTTTGCTCAATGTCTGTCGTTGTGTACTCTCTACATAATAAGATCAGCATGAAAAACGTTTTCTTCACCTCAGCAGTGGGAATTCAGTACTATACGTTCTAATACACTACTAATACATAGCATTACACGTTGTCTCTTCATGAAAGCTGATTATTTTGGATCTTTGGAGAGTGTAGATGTTTTAAGAGAGAAAGACTCCTGGACTGAAGCAGTTGTCCCGAGTACTCTTGGGTCAGTCATTGTGTCTGTGTGCACTGTTTTAGATGTATGCTTCAGAAAGTGCTGTCAGTATTCATCATCACTCACATTGAGGCTGGcaaatacactaccgttcaaaagtttggattttTAAATACTCTTATGTTTCCAagtctgcattaatttgatcagaaatgcagtaatattgtgagatattattataattcaaaataactgatttgaatattaaaaatttttcaaatgtaatttattcttgtaatggCATTGCTGAATTTTGCATAATATCCAATTGAAATGcataatcattctgatatgctgatttggtgctcaataaatttTTCTCATCTCCTTACTGCCatttttgatctatttaatgcacccttgctaaatttaagttttaatatcTTAAAATCGTATTGATCCCAAACATTTGGACGCTATTGTATTTCAGGATCAGTGATCTTGGAAACATAGTATTAATAAACCTAACGTGTGAAAGTAACCTGAACTCTGATGGATTTCACTTTATTAGTAAGTGCCACTGCACCTTAAGCACACAAGCCTGCAAGAAAAAAGTCTTATAATATCAGTTTAAActcagcttttctttttttttttatagttgatTGTGTGATAAATGACATTACCAATAACTGACTTTCTGTCTTTGATTACTTTCTGATGTTGTGCTGTATGGGTTTTTGGACATGTAGTGACAACTTGTGCTTTGGATCCGATACCACACAaaagcaacatttttcatttagagacaTCTGTGGTTG includes the following:
- the LOC127957250 gene encoding rhotekin isoform X3 produces the protein MEIRRGKFRQSVFMETPQDSDIQKKIDYEIRMREGACKLLAACSQRDQALEASKSLLTCNARIMAYMSELQRMKEAQVMQRVARRSSDAGPMDDRSPCKGKVAISDLRIPLMWKDTDYFKNKGELHRCAVFCLLQLGGEIFDTDMVMVDRTLTDICFDNTIVFNEAGPGFELRVELYSCCSEEDYSAGSTPRKLASKLSSSLGRSAGKKMRAALEPGACSATSNGGGATILLPVPSVQGPKYHLLAHTTLSLSHVQDSFRTHDLTITGNEECSYWLPLYGGVCCRLAAQPHCMTQQMMSGCLRVKLGGEPQGWTNVYGVLKGTNLFCYHQKEDMEAKVEPVLTIGINKETRIRAAEKDPHSKAQNICITNQYGGEEVTHTLAADSREDTQRWMEAFWQQFFDMSQWRQCCDDLMKIELPSPRKPAIVTPKQGSLYHEMVIDKSDDIGTVTDILARRIEEFELRAQLGSPPHWMALFDEDPPRSPHTLQHLPPHSPSPRLHSRQPRSPRCQRTPGLLSSNASLTSDSDSPASVSPCFRQAWSPVASSSSGRFRPRTLSLDAKLSTLRGRGYSGFRCNCQPPTASSVSPRPTQTALSCSSSTSSSSSSEGSNSQESDLGFSRPSGARRSLRILRAKLDPRNWLQSQV
- the LOC127957250 gene encoding rhotekin isoform X2 is translated as MMPIERLADMEEKLRILEDLNMIYIRQIALSLKDSDIQKKIDYEIRMREGACKLLAACSQRDQALEASKSLLTCNARIMAYMSELQRMKEAQVMQRVARRSSDAGPMDDRSPCKGKVAISDLRIPLMWKDTDYFKNKGELHRCAVFCLLQLGGEIFDTDMVMVDRTLTDICFDNTIVFNEAGPGFELRVELYSCCSEEDYSAGSTPRKLASKLSSSLGRSAGKKMRAALEPGACSATSNGGGATILLPVPSVQGPKYHLLAHTTLSLSHVQDSFRTHDLTITGNEECSYWLPLYGGVCCRLAAQPHCMTQQMMSGCLRVKLGGEPQGWTNVYGVLKGTNLFCYHQKEDMEAKVEPVLTIGINKETRIRAAEKDPHSKAQNICITNQYGGEEVTHTLAADSREDTQRWMEAFWQQFFDMSQWRQCCDDLMKIELPSPRKPAIVTPKQGSLYHEMVIDKSDDIGTVTDILARRIEEFELRAQLGSPPHWMALFDEDPPRSPHTLQHLPPHSPSPRLHSRQPRSPRCQRTPGLLSSNASLTSDSDSPASVSPCFRQAWSPVASSSSGRFRPRTLSLDAKLSTLRGRGYSGFRCNCQPPTASSVSPRPTQTALSCSSSTSSSSSSEGSNSQESDLGFSRPSGARRSLRILRAKLDPRNWLQSQV